GTGCCGATCGCCATGCCCCAGCGGGTCGCCAGGGCGGGGCCGAGGCCGCCGTCGAGCCGGTGCTGGAGCACCGCCTGCACCACCCCGGTGACGATCACCGTGGTCGCCGCCGCCGTCTCCCAGGGCGCGATGCGCCGGGCCAGGGCGCGCATCACCGGGGCGCGGACGGTGCCCGGGCAGCGGTCGACGGCGGGGAACACGACCAGGGCGAGGACCAGGGTGGCGCCGACCCAGGCGATGCCCGACGTGTAGTGGAGGAAGCGGACGGCGGTCAGCATCGGCGGGGATCCTAGCGGGGACGCAGGGCGGCCTCGGCGGCACTACCCTGGCCGTCCATGCGCCGCACCGTCGCGAGCATCCGGCTCGCGCTGCCCCCGCAGCGCGCCTTCGACGCCTGCCTGCGGCTGCTCACCGACCCCGACCCGAGGCGGGGGATGCTGGCCCGGCGCTGCGACCCCGACCCCCCGGTCGAGGGCTCGACCATCCTCACCACGGTGCGCGGCCGCGACGGCGGCGAGCGCGAGCTGCGTGGCTCGGTGGTCACCCTCGACCCTCCCCGCGAGGTGGCCACCGCCAGCGAGGACGACGGCCCGGCGGTGCGCACCGCGCTCCGCTGCGAGCCCGACGGCGGCGGCACCCGGGTGACCCTGACCAGCGAGGTGACCGGCGCCCTGGTCGCCGGAGCCAGGGCCGGGGGGCTGCTCGACGGCCTGCTCTTCGGCCGCAGCCAGCGGCGCGCGGCGCGGGCGACGCTGCGGCGGCTGCGAGAGCTCGCCGAGCCCCGCTGACGCTACCCTGCGGGGGGTCCACGACCCCCCGTCCAGTCCCGGACAGCGCCAGGCGCTTCCCCCGCCGCCCCCCGGCGGCGCCGTTCCCCCGCTCGGCATACAGGAGGCAGGTCCTCGGTGAAGCTCCTCGAGTACCAGGCGAAGCAGCAGTTCGCCAAGGCCGGCATCGCCACCCCCGCCGGCCGCCTGGCGCGGACCGGCGAGGAGGCCGAGGCCGCCGCACGCGCGCTGGGCCGGGTGGCGGTGAAGGCCCAGGTGCCGGTGGGCGGCCGGGGCAAGGCGGGCGGCATCGCCGTCGTCGACACCCCCGAACAGGCGCGCGCCGAGGCCGAGCGCATTCTCGCCATGGACATCAAGGGCTACCCGGTCCGGAGCGTCTGGTGCGAGACCGGGCTGGATGTCGCCCACGAGCTCTACTGCGGGGTCACCCTCGACCGCGACCGCCGCCGGATGGTGCTGATGCTCTCCGGCGCCGGCGGCATGGAGATCGAGCAGGTCGCCGAGACCCGGCCCGAGATGATCGCCAAGCTCTGGCCCGACCCCTTCCGCGGCCCCCAGGCGTACGAGATCCGCCAGCTCGCCTTCACCGCGCTGCGCGCCGCGCCCGCGCTCGCCGATCGCGCCGGCAAGCTCGCCGCGGCGCTGGTGCCGCTGGTGCAGACCCTGTACCGGCTGGCGGTCTCGCTCGACGCCGTCACCTGCGAGAT
This DNA window, taken from Candidatus Dormiibacterota bacterium, encodes the following:
- the sucC gene encoding ADP-forming succinate--CoA ligase subunit beta — translated: MKLLEYQAKQQFAKAGIATPAGRLARTGEEAEAAARALGRVAVKAQVPVGGRGKAGGIAVVDTPEQARAEAERILAMDIKGYPVRSVWCETGLDVAHELYCGVTLDRDRRRMVLMLSGAGGMEIEQVAETRPEMIAKLWPDPFRGPQAYEIRQLAFTALRAAPALADRAGKLAAALVPLVQTLYRLAVSLDAVTCEINPLVITAAGDLVAADGKLEVDENAEFRHRDLAEELAIDALGDDGASGDDPYEVEAKRRGLTYVHLDGHVGCIGNGAGLVMNTLDLVKAAGGEPANFLDIGGGARADVVRNALDMVLSDPQVRGVFINIFGGITRGDEVARGIIQARDELRITKPLVVRMTGTREQEGRELLREAGIVPGVSAVDAARQIVELTREG
- a CDS encoding SRPBCC domain-containing protein; translation: MRRTVASIRLALPPQRAFDACLRLLTDPDPRRGMLARRCDPDPPVEGSTILTTVRGRDGGERELRGSVVTLDPPREVATASEDDGPAVRTALRCEPDGGGTRVTLTSEVTGALVAGARAGGLLDGLLFGRSQRRAARATLRRLRELAEPR